Proteins from a single region of Chrysemys picta bellii isolate R12L10 chromosome 9, ASM1138683v2, whole genome shotgun sequence:
- the LOC135973447 gene encoding uncharacterized protein LOC135973447 — MQADNRKRAPAWTVREELDLIAIWGEDSVLAELCSKRRNAKTFEKISKGMMERGHNRDSDQCRVKVKELRQAYQKTKKANQCHFYDELHAVLGGAATTTPPLTVDSEAGIISSATPEDSADGEEEEEEDELAESTQHSVLPNSQDLFLSLTEVPSQPSIQDHDPMEGTSAAANSSSLPPPSRRLSQIRRWKKKTRDEMFAEIMESTRSDTAHLNEWKDTVSKYRKEASEREDMRDQREDRRDQCEERRDARDERWWQEDQKRQDAMLGLLREQTDMLRRLVELQEWQQDKSAATAPV, encoded by the exons atgcaggccgataatcgaaaaagagcaccagcatggaccgtacgggaggaactggatctgatcgctatatggggagaggattcagtgctagcagaactttgttcaaaaagacgaaatgcaaaaacttttgaaaaaatctccaagggcatgatggagagaggccacaatagggactcagatcagtgccgcgtgaaagtcaaggagctcagacaagcctatcaaaaaacaaagaagGCAAATCAGTGCCACTTCTacgacgagctgcatgcagttctagggggggccgccaccactaccccacctctgaccgtggattccgaggcggggataatctcatcagctacacctgaggattctgcggacggggaagaggaggaggaggaggacgagcttgcagagagcacccagcactccgttctccccaacagccaggatctttttctcagcctgactgaagtaccctcccaacccagtatccaagaccatgaccccatggaagggacctcag cagctgcaaattcttcaagcctccctcctccgtcccgaaggctatcacagataaggcgttggaaaaagaagacgcgagacgagatgtttgcagaaatcatggaatccacccgcagtgacacagctcatctgaatgagtggaaggacactgtttcaaagtataggaaagaagccagtgaacgtgaggacatgagggaccaacgtgaggacaggagggaccaatgtgaggagaggagagacgctcgagatgagaggtggtggcaggaagatcagaagaggcaggatgcaatgctggggctgctgcgtgagcaaacagacatgctccggcgtctggtggagcttcaggaatggcagcaggataagagtgccgctacagcccctgtataa